The segment AATAAAATTACCAGCCCAGCAATTGGACCTATTAAAGCTAAATCAAAACCCATTTTTTTATTCCTCCATCTCTTTTTCTGTTGGCCTCACAACAATGCGTGAGCCTTCAACTTTAATCACTTCCACATGTTTATTTGCATCAATATAGCCGCCTTCTGATACAACGTCAATGCGTTCACTACCAAAGACCATTGTGCCTGCAGGACGTAGTGGTGTCAGTGTTTTCCCCACCTTCCCTAACAGCTCGGTGCGATTAACGTTAGACACATAACCTTCTTCAGTTGTCGTTGCATCCATTAACACAAGCTTATTTAACACATGTAACTTTTTACCAAAAAATTTCATCAGAATCACCATTCCTATCATTGCGATTACAAGCGCAATGAGAATTGCTATTACCATTTGCATCATATTTGCACCTGCCAGTATAAGACTTAGTAATATAAGTACACCACCTAAAATACCGACAATACCACCGGGGACAAAAAACTCCGCAATGATAAGCGCCAAACCAATAATAAATAATAATAAGGTTTCATAGCCAGCAAAGCCTGCAACCATATGTCCAAAGAAAAATAGCCCTAAGGCTGATAGCCCCATAATCCCCGGGACACCAAACCCTGGTGAATACAGCTCCATCACAAGCCCTAAACTTGCCACAGACAATAAAATAGGTACAATAATTGGGTTTGTAATAAAACGTGCCAGCTTTTCTGTAAACGTTGGTTCAATTGGCACAATATCACTACCATCTAGCTTTGTTACCTCTAAAAGCTCCTGAAAATTACGAACCGTTCCTTCAGAGTATCCCACCTTCAACGCTTCTGCTGCTGATAAGGTTAATAAATTCTCTCCACCAGCACGATATTCAGGAAGATTATAAGTAGAATCTGCCATTGCTAATGCATACTTTGGATCACGGTCTGACGTTTCTGCTGCTGCCTGCATTTGTGCAAGCCACGCACTATGCGCTTTTAAATCGGCTGCGTTCCCTGCTGAATCAATCACTGCTGCAGCGCCAATTGTTCCATTAGGGACCATATAGATTTCATCCGCATGTAAGGCTAGAAAAGCACCTGCTGAATGTGCATCCTTATTAATATACGCTATTGTGTGTAATTCCGTAGCATCCATAAGCTTGGCGATCTCACCTGCTGCATTGACAAAACCGCCAGGCGTATGTATATCCAAAATAATCGCCTTCGCATAGTTTTCTTCAGCCTCTTGAAAAGCTCGCTCTAAAAATGCATGAAGTCCTCGCTCCACTTCATTATGAATAGGAATGTGATAAACCTTGCTGCTGGCAAACGCTGAAGTTAATGGAAACGCTAACAAAAGAGCCATCCATATGACCAGTGAAAAACTGAGGATTCTCCTTTTTCGCACCTTCTTCCCTCCCTTCTAACATGCTTCTCTACTCTATATACGGCTGGTCATGTAAAAAGTTTCACAAATTTAAAAAAATTTTAATATGCTATCTACCTATAGTGTGACATAAAAAAGCCGAATGCATCAACAAAAGTGCATTCGGCTTTTTCCATATGTACGTAAAATAGAGCAATGTAAAATACCTGAAATTAATCACAAACATGATTAATTTCAGGTATAACGTTGTCTGCTCAATGAATCATACAATTGCGTGTTATGAACGTAGGGATTTTTAATGGGAAATTAAATTACCACTTACGTTTACGTGCAGCTTCTGATTTCTTTTTACGTTTTACGCTAGGTTTTTCGTAGAACTCGCGCTTTCTAACTTCTTGAATTGTACCACTTTTTGATACAGTACGTTTGAAGCGGCGAAGAGCATCTTCAAGCGATTCGTTTTTGCGAACGACAGTTTTTGACATCTCTCTTTCCCTCCCTCCGAACACACGTCAATACACAATTAGGCAAATTACCTTCTGTTGTGTACTAAAAAATTATATCGTATTGTCTAATAATGGTCAATAGAAAGTGTGCGAAAATATCAAGTGAATTTTTTGTAGTCGTTTTCTTCCTAAAAACATCTATTTTATTTTATGCCTATAGAATTGTAGCTGTTAAACATTTTAACTATCGTCTTATGTATTGTTCGAAAACCTTCTTATTACTTAAAATTCAAAAATAAACCCTCCCTATTTATGGCAGGATGAATGGCAAATCGGTCTAGAGTAAACTTTGCAATCGTTCCAATTCTAGCTCTAAAGTGACAAGCAACTTCTTTCGGCGCGGTTAAAACATCCTTCAGCTTGGATGTATGCCAACTCTGTGGCATTAATATCACATTACGCCCCAATGTAATTGCGTTCAGACAGCCACTGAACAGAGGAAAAAATCTTCTGTATCTGCTGCTAATGCCTTGCTTTCGCGCAAAAAAGATTTGTTGCTTCACTTTCGATATAAAAAGAATTTGCTGAATCAAGATAAAACATTACGTGATTCGCTGAATTGCCAGAAGATTTTTGGATATTAAAGATATAAATTCAGTTTTCGGTTGTCTTATAAAAATTTAAATCTTTCTCATGCTTGGAGAGGAATAGCTTTATATCCTGCTTGAGCATAGTATGAAAGATTTGCTGCAAATATCACACCCCCTACGATAGAATATATCCATTCATTAAAGTATTGATTTTAAATTAAATATGTTATCATAAATCAGTGTTATCATAAAACATGTATCGAATAAAAATCAAAGGCTCTATAAAGCGTAAAGGTACAAAGTGTAATTGAAAGGATGATATATATTATGAGTAACGAGCGATCAAAAATCGTGAGTTTTCATACTCTAGGTTGTAAAGTAAATCATTATGAAACAGAAGCCATTTGGCAGCTATTTAAAGAGGAAGGCTATGAACGTACGGAGTTTGATCAACAAGCAGATGTTTATGTGATTAATACATGTACGGTGACGAATACTGGAGATAAAAAGTCACGTCAGGTCATTCGCCGAGCAATTCGTCAAAATCCCGATGCTGTCATTTGTGTCACAGGATGCTATGCACAAACATCCCCAGCAGAAATTATGGCAATCCCCGGTGTTGATATTGTTGTTGGAACGCAGGATCGTACAAAACTACTGGGCTATATTGACCAATATCGCGCTGAACGTCAACCGATTAATGCCGTACGTAATATTATGAAAAATCGTGTCTATGAGGAATTAGATGTACCAGCATTTACTGACCGTACACGTGCCTCATTAAAAATTCAAGAAGGCTGTAATAACTTCTGTACATTTTGTATTATTCCATGGGCACGTGGCTTAATGCGCTCTCGTGATCCAAAGGAAGTATTACATCAGGCGCAGCAATTAGTCGATGCAGGCTATCTTGAAATCGTCTTAACAGGTATTCATACAGGTGGTTATGGACAAGACTTAAAAGATTATAATCTAGCTCAATTATTGCGCGATTTAGAAACTCATGTAAAGGGACTAAAACGCCTTCGTATTTCTTCGATTGAAGCGAGCCAATTAACAGATGAGGTCATCGATGTATTGCGCGAATCGAATATTGTTGTCAATCATTTACACATTCCAATTCAATCTGGCTCTGATACGGTGCTAAAACGTATGCGCCGTAAATATACAATGGAATTTTTCGGCGAACGTTTAACAAAGCTACATGAGGCACTGCCTGATTTAGCTGTTACCTCTGATGTGATTGTTGGATTCCCTGGCGAAACAGAGGAAGAGTTTATGGAAACTTATAATTTTATTCGTGACCATAAATTTTCTGAGCTCCATGTCTTCCCATTCTCTCCGCGTACAGGCACACCTGCTGCACGTATGGAAGATCAAATTGATGAAGAGATTAAAAATGAACGTGTTCATCGTTTAATTGCTTTAAATGATCAGCTTGCAAAAGAGTATGCTAGTCGTTTTGAGGATCAGGTGTTAGAAGTAATCCCTGAAGAATTTGTGCATGATGGTGAGGAAAAAGGTCTTTTAACAGGCTATACAGATAATTACTTAAAAGTAGTTTTTGAAGGCTCAGAAGACCTAATTGGGCAGCTTGTAAAAGTAAAAATTACACAAGCTGGCTATCCATATTCAAAAGGGCAATTTGTTCGTCTATTAGAAACGGTTCATTAAGTAATTTTTAAATGCCAAAGTGCTGTTTATTCAACGCTTTGGCATTTTATTTTGGATGCAACACTCTTTGTTACCCGCCATAGCGTGTTGTCTTCGCAAGAAATTAGACGCAGACAAAAAAAAATGATATGATGCGAAGAGGTACGTACATCTTCAGTTATAAAGGAGTGTTCAAAATGGAACAAAATTTTGCACGTATGATTGACCATACATTATTAAAAGCGGAAACAACAAAGGAACAAATTGAGAAACTATGTGCAGAAGCCAAACAATTTAATTTTGCTTCTGTCTGTGTGAATCCAACATGGGTAAAGCAGAGCAGTGAGCTTTTACAAGGTTCAGATGTTTTAGTGTGTACAGTAATTGGCTTCCCACTTGGAGCTAATACGCCAGCTGTCAAAGCATTTGAAGCAAAAGATGCCATTGCGAATGGGGCAAAAGAGGTCGATATGGTCATTAATATCGGCGCTTTAAAGGATAAAAACTATGACCTTGTACAAGCGGATATTGCAGCAGTAGTGGAAGCAGCTAAAGGGCAAGCACTTGTCAAAGTTATCATCGAAACATGCTTATTAACAGATGAAGAAAAAGTAAAAGCATGTGAACTAGCAGTAGCAGCAGGTGCTGATTATGTCAAAACATCTACTGGTTTTTCTACTGGTGGTGCAACAGCAGAGGATATCGCTCTCATGCGTAAAACAGTAGGCCCTGAGCTTGGCGTAAAAGCTTCAGGTGGTGTTCGCAGCTTAGAGGATATGAAAAAAATGGTGGAAGCTGGAGCAACTCGTATTGGCGCAAGCTCTGGTGTAGCCATTATGAATGGTTTAATTGCTGATTCTAATTATTAATCATGACTTTACTTTATAAGCCTCAAGCTTTTGCCAAACATGGCATGCGCTTGGGGCTTATGCTATTGAGCATAAAAAAATTTTTAAACACATATACTCTACGGATAAATCGACGAACAGAAAGGAGGAAGCCATGTTTACCCAATATAAGTCTTGGAGGCCCTATAATAGCCCTTTCGACCCCTGCAAGCCGATTAGAGTGAAATATTTTGCAACTCCCCCACAATTATATATGGGATTTCAGCCATATGGATTGCCGCAATTTGAAACACCTAAGGAAGCTCTAAGGGCTGGAACATTATGGCCACAACTATCTAGCCCTTATCCATTTCCAATAAAGGGAGGGACGAAGCATGACTAACAAGATGCCGCCCGAATTTTATACACTATTAGAGGAAATACAGGCTATTGACTTCGTGATTGTTGAATTAAATCTCTATTTAGATACCCATCCCCATGATTATGATGCTATTCAGCAATTTAATGAATACACCGAGAAAAGCATGAAGCTGAAAGTTAATTTTGAGCAAAAATATGGCCCGCTAATGAACTTCGGGAGAAGCTATTCCAATTATCCTTTTAATTGGATTGATACACCATGGCCATGGCAAGTTTAACGCTATAACTTAGGAGGAATAAGCGATGTGGTATTACGAAAAAAAGCTCCAATATCCTGTTAAAGTAAGCACCTGTAATCCTATGCTTGCTAAGTTTTTAATCGAGCAGTACGGAGGGGCGGATGGAGAGCTTGCGGCTGCTCTACGCTATATGAATCAACGTTATACAATTCCAGATAAAGTAGTTGGGCTATTAACAGATATTGCAACAGAGGAATTTTCGCATTTAGAAATGATTGCTACGATGATTTATAAGCTTACAAAGGATGCTACGCCAGAAATGCTAAAGGAGGCGGGATTAGGGGATCATTATGTAAATCATGATAGCGCATTATTTTATCAAAATGCCTCTGGTGTACCATTTACAGCCACTTATATTCAGGCAAAGGGCGATCCAATCGCCGATTTATATGAGGATATTGCTGCTGAAGAAAAAGCACGTGCTACTTATCAATGGATTATCGACTTATCCGATGATACTGACTTAAACGATAGCTTGAAATTTTTACGAGAACGAGAAATTGTCCATTCTCAGCGCTTTAGAGAGGCTGTAGAAATTTTAAAAGATGATCGCGATCAAAAGAAGGTTTTCTAGTAAATTAAGTGCTTGGCTGTATCAAGAAAAACTTGAAGCAGCCTTTTTATTTTAGGCAACATCAATTACGCTGAAGCTTTTATCTTGGTTCAGCAGGCGTTGGATATCCACTGAACCAAGATAAAATGATAGCAATTGCATTAGTAATAACATCACCTTGCCATTAACCTATCTATAAATTAATGGCAAGGTGATAGGTGCTTTATTCAAATTCATATGATATAGCAGATAGTGCATAGAGTGGGGCTGTTTCTGCTCGTAAAATTCTCGGCCCTAGCGACATCGTTTGTGCACCTGCCTGCAATAGTGCCTCAGCTTCTTTGCGCGAAATGCCCCCCTCTGGTCCAAAAATAACAAGCATAGACTGTGCCTTCTGCTCCTTAATAAGTTGCAGTTTGTCGGCAAAGCTTGTGCGTTGCTCAGCCCTTGCATCCTCTTCATCTGCCAAAAAAACAGCATCGAACTGGCTGGCTTGCTGGACGAGTTGTGAAAAAGAAATCGGCTCGTACACTTCTGGAATATATGTACGATGGGCTTGCTCTGCTGCCTCTTTTGCAATTTTTTGTAAGCGCTCTTGCTTTTTTGCCCCCTTTTTCTTGTCCCATTTCACAATTGAACGTTCAGCCTCAAATGGTAATAAAGCAAACATACCAAGCTCTGTTGCCTTTTGTGTAATAAGCTCAAGCTTATCCCCCTTTGGTAAGCCACACGCTACTGTAACTTGAATGGGTAGCTCTGGTGAAGGGATCGTTTGATCTGTTGCTTGAATAACTACTTCATTCTCCTCAAATGCTTCAATTGTACAAATATAAGCTGTATTTTGTGCCACAACAACAATTTTATCGCCCTGCTTCATGCGCATTACTCGCTCAATATGTCGTGCATCCTCTCCGTAAATACGTGCATTGTCTATAGGCGTTTCAATAAAATATCGCTGCATTGTCTAGTATGCTCCTTTCTAGCAAGAGAAAAAACGCCAACTTGCAAGCACACGGCTCACAACTTGGCACTTTCTTAGTCAAGTTATTGTGGACGGCGGGCAATAATAGCTACCCAGTCTTCCATTAATAATACTTCTTCAATGACAAAGCCTGATGCTTCTAGCGCTGCTTTGACATCATCACGCTTTGCACCAATAATGCCTGAAGTGACATATAATCCACCCGGTTTCACAATTGTAAATGCATCGTCAGTAAAGGACATAATAACTTCTGCCAAAATATTTGCCACAACTACATCTGCAGGTTCCTTTACAGTATCCAATAAATTTCCATGAAATACCTGTACTGTATCTTCTACGTTGTTTAAGGCAATATTTTCTTGTGCTGCACGCACAGCTACCTCGTCTAAATCAAGCGCATGTACGCTTTTAGCACCAAGCAATGCGGCTCCAATTGCCAATACACCTGATCCTGTACCAATATCAATGACTGTATCGCCTTCTTGAATCACTTTCTCTAGTCCCTGTAAGCACATAACAGTTGTTGGATGTGTACCTGTACCAAATGCCATACCCGGGTCTAATTCAATAATTAATTCATCTGTTGAAACAGGCGTATAGTCCTCCCATGTTGGTACAATTGTAAAGCGTTCAGAAATCTTGACAGGATGATAATATTGCTTCCAGGCAGTCGCCCAATCTTCCTCATTAACCTCAACAATAGATACAACATTTTCGCCAATATCAATATTAAAGTTCGTCAGATTTGTAATGGCTGCTTTAATTTCTTCGACTGTTTCATTTAAAAAACTAGACTCCGATAAATATGCCTTCACAATGACACCGTCTTTTGGAAAATCTTCTTCATTTAATGCATAAATTTCACCATATTGATCTTCCCTTGGCTTCGCAAATTCTGCAGAATCTTCAATGACAACACCGCTTGCACCTGCTTCATGCAAAATATTCGAAATTGCTTCTACCGCTTCATTTTTTGTATGAATGGATAATTCTGACCACTTCACGTAGCTCTTCAGCTCCTCTAATTATTCGCCTTGGAATTTTTTCTTAATTTTATCGAATAGTGAACTACCTTGCTCTTCAGGAATATCGCCACTAATTTCTGCAAATTCACGCAGTAATTGCTTTTGTCTTTCTGTTAGCTTCTCTGGTGTAATAACTCTTACTGTTACATACTGATTCCCCATGCCATAGCCGTGTACATTTTTAACACCCTTATCTTTTAAACGGAATTGAGCACCTGATTGTGTACCTGCTGGAATGCGTAATTTTACTTTTCCATGAACAGTTGGTACTTCAATTTCATCACCAAGAGCTGCTTGTGGGAATGTCAATTTCAGCTCGTAGTAAATATCATCTCCATCACGCTCAAAGTCTTTATGCCCTTGCACGCGGAACATAATATATAAATCGCCTGCTGGACCACCGTTTATACCTGGTTCACCTTGACCAGATACACGTATTTGTTGACCATCATCAACACCTGCTGGAATCGTTACTTTAATTTTTTTGCGCTTTTGTACTTTTCCTTCTCCACGACATGTTGAACATTTTTCTTTAATAATTTTACCTGTACCATGACATGTTGAACATGTGCGGCGGTTCATCATACGCCCAAATGGTGTATCAACTGCTTGGTTAATTTGACCAGCACCTTTACATGTTGAACATGTT is part of the Lysinibacillus sp. FSL K6-0232 genome and harbors:
- a CDS encoding NfeD family protein, which gives rise to MRKRRILSFSLVIWMALLLAFPLTSAFASSKVYHIPIHNEVERGLHAFLERAFQEAEENYAKAIILDIHTPGGFVNAAGEIAKLMDATELHTIAYINKDAHSAGAFLALHADEIYMVPNGTIGAAAVIDSAGNAADLKAHSAWLAQMQAAAETSDRDPKYALAMADSTYNLPEYRAGGENLLTLSAAEALKVGYSEGTVRNFQELLEVTKLDGSDIVPIEPTFTEKLARFITNPIIVPILLSVASLGLVMELYSPGFGVPGIMGLSALGLFFFGHMVAGFAGYETLLLFIIGLALIIAEFFVPGGIVGILGGVLILLSLILAGANMMQMVIAILIALVIAMIGMVILMKFFGKKLHVLNKLVLMDATTTEEGYVSNVNRTELLGKVGKTLTPLRPAGTMVFGSERIDVVSEGGYIDANKHVEVIKVEGSRIVVRPTEKEMEE
- the rpsU gene encoding 30S ribosomal protein S21 codes for the protein MSKTVVRKNESLEDALRRFKRTVSKSGTIQEVRKREFYEKPSVKRKKKSEAARKRKW
- the mtaB gene encoding tRNA (N(6)-L-threonylcarbamoyladenosine(37)-C(2))-methylthiotransferase MtaB — its product is MSNERSKIVSFHTLGCKVNHYETEAIWQLFKEEGYERTEFDQQADVYVINTCTVTNTGDKKSRQVIRRAIRQNPDAVICVTGCYAQTSPAEIMAIPGVDIVVGTQDRTKLLGYIDQYRAERQPINAVRNIMKNRVYEELDVPAFTDRTRASLKIQEGCNNFCTFCIIPWARGLMRSRDPKEVLHQAQQLVDAGYLEIVLTGIHTGGYGQDLKDYNLAQLLRDLETHVKGLKRLRISSIEASQLTDEVIDVLRESNIVVNHLHIPIQSGSDTVLKRMRRKYTMEFFGERLTKLHEALPDLAVTSDVIVGFPGETEEEFMETYNFIRDHKFSELHVFPFSPRTGTPAARMEDQIDEEIKNERVHRLIALNDQLAKEYASRFEDQVLEVIPEEFVHDGEEKGLLTGYTDNYLKVVFEGSEDLIGQLVKVKITQAGYPYSKGQFVRLLETVH
- the deoC gene encoding deoxyribose-phosphate aldolase, with the protein product MEQNFARMIDHTLLKAETTKEQIEKLCAEAKQFNFASVCVNPTWVKQSSELLQGSDVLVCTVIGFPLGANTPAVKAFEAKDAIANGAKEVDMVINIGALKDKNYDLVQADIAAVVEAAKGQALVKVIIETCLLTDEEKVKACELAVAAGADYVKTSTGFSTGGATAEDIALMRKTVGPELGVKASGGVRSLEDMKKMVEAGATRIGASSGVAIMNGLIADSNY
- a CDS encoding spore coat associated protein CotJA, with amino-acid sequence MFTQYKSWRPYNSPFDPCKPIRVKYFATPPQLYMGFQPYGLPQFETPKEALRAGTLWPQLSSPYPFPIKGGTKHD
- a CDS encoding spore coat protein CotJB, which codes for MTNKMPPEFYTLLEEIQAIDFVIVELNLYLDTHPHDYDAIQQFNEYTEKSMKLKVNFEQKYGPLMNFGRSYSNYPFNWIDTPWPWQV
- a CDS encoding manganese catalase family protein, translating into MWYYEKKLQYPVKVSTCNPMLAKFLIEQYGGADGELAAALRYMNQRYTIPDKVVGLLTDIATEEFSHLEMIATMIYKLTKDATPEMLKEAGLGDHYVNHDSALFYQNASGVPFTATYIQAKGDPIADLYEDIAAEEKARATYQWIIDLSDDTDLNDSLKFLREREIVHSQRFREAVEILKDDRDQKKVF
- a CDS encoding 16S rRNA (uracil(1498)-N(3))-methyltransferase; translated protein: MQRYFIETPIDNARIYGEDARHIERVMRMKQGDKIVVVAQNTAYICTIEAFEENEVVIQATDQTIPSPELPIQVTVACGLPKGDKLELITQKATELGMFALLPFEAERSIVKWDKKKGAKKQERLQKIAKEAAEQAHRTYIPEVYEPISFSQLVQQASQFDAVFLADEEDARAEQRTSFADKLQLIKEQKAQSMLVIFGPEGGISRKEAEALLQAGAQTMSLGPRILRAETAPLYALSAISYEFE
- the prmA gene encoding 50S ribosomal protein L11 methyltransferase codes for the protein MKWSELSIHTKNEAVEAISNILHEAGASGVVIEDSAEFAKPREDQYGEIYALNEEDFPKDGVIVKAYLSESSFLNETVEEIKAAITNLTNFNIDIGENVVSIVEVNEEDWATAWKQYYHPVKISERFTIVPTWEDYTPVSTDELIIELDPGMAFGTGTHPTTVMCLQGLEKVIQEGDTVIDIGTGSGVLAIGAALLGAKSVHALDLDEVAVRAAQENIALNNVEDTVQVFHGNLLDTVKEPADVVVANILAEVIMSFTDDAFTIVKPGGLYVTSGIIGAKRDDVKAALEASGFVIEEVLLMEDWVAIIARRPQ
- the dnaJ gene encoding molecular chaperone DnaJ; this encodes MEKRDYYEVLGLTKSATKDEIKKAYRKLSKQYHPDLNKEPGADEKFKEIAEAYEVLSDDEKKARYDQFGHEDPNAGFGGGFGGGGFGGFEDIFSSFFGGGGRRQDPNAPRKGDDLQYRMNIKFEEAIFGKETEIEIPKDETCDTCHGSGAKPGTQPETCSTCKGAGQINQAVDTPFGRMMNRRTCSTCHGTGKIIKEKCSTCRGEGKVQKRKKIKVTIPAGVDDGQQIRVSGQGEPGINGGPAGDLYIMFRVQGHKDFERDGDDIYYELKLTFPQAALGDEIEVPTVHGKVKLRIPAGTQSGAQFRLKDKGVKNVHGYGMGNQYVTVRVITPEKLTERQKQLLREFAEISGDIPEEQGSSLFDKIKKKFQGE